One Dromiciops gliroides isolate mDroGli1 chromosome 3, mDroGli1.pri, whole genome shotgun sequence DNA segment encodes these proteins:
- the LOC122746578 gene encoding ovarian cancer G-protein coupled receptor 1-like, with protein sequence MNDTNGTKCSMDFEISKTMRISVFSLVVSLGLPLNCMAAWVLFFQVRMKNVLSIYMINMVAANLLQIFMIPFWIHYTYLGHRWVLGKEACIAVGFLFSTNLYAKIAFLCLIAKERYFHIAFPLRCHGLGTVGVAVKTSLIAWAVTVFFCSMGSHFLSEGEEETQLCHEGYPSSPKYALFKMATMFFSFFGPIGLIGFFYVSILCKVRQVRNLETKKQVYGCILLTMVTFFVVFLPYQATTFYKNLLESGKDDLDLCGKEVALFLFSEISLCLMTLGDILDPVLYILFIKSKRDKLVASCKCLYSSQ encoded by the coding sequence atgaatgacACAAATGGGACAAAGTGTTCTATGGATTTTGAGATTTCCAAGACTATGCGCATCTCAGTGTTCTCCTTGGTGGTGTCACTTGGTTTGCCCCTGAATTGCATGGCTGCCTGGGTTCTGTTTTTCCAGGTCAGGATGAAGAATGTTCTCAGCATCTACATGATAAACATGGTGGCTGCCAACCTCCTTCAGATTTTCATGATTCCATTCTGGATCCACTATACCTACCTGGGACACAGATGGGTGTTAGGGAAGGAAGCCTGCATAGCAGTTGGCTTTTTGTTCAGCACAAATTTGTATGCCAAAATTGCCTTCCTGTGCCTCATTGCCAAGGAGCGCTACTTTCACATTGCTTTCCCATTACGTTGTCATGGCCTGGGCACTGTGGGCGTGGCTGTGAAAACCAGCCTCATTGCCTGGGCAGTTACAGTTTTCTTTTGCTCCATGGGCTCCCACTTTCTGtctgaaggagaagaagagaccCAACTCTGCCATGAAGGATACCCAAGTTCACCGAAGTATGCCCTGTTCAAAATGGCCACCatgttcttctctttctttggacCAATCGGATTAATAGGCTTTTTCTATGTCAGCATCCTGTGCAAAGTCAGGCAAGTGAGAAATCTGGAGACAAAGAAGCAAGTCTATGGCTGTATTCTTCTCACTATGGTGACATTCTTTGTGGTCTTTCTACCTTATCAAGCAACAACCTTCTATAAGAATTTGTTAGAAAGCGGAAAGGATGATTTAGATCTCTGTGGAAAAGAGGTAGCGCTGTTCCTTTTTAGTGAAATTTCTTTATGTCTAATGACTCTTGGGGACATTCTGGATCCTGTGCTTTATATCTTATTCATAAAAAGCAAACGAGATAAATTGGTAGCCTCATGCAAATGTTTGTATTCTTCCCAATAG